The following coding sequences are from one Alphaproteobacteria bacterium window:
- a CDS encoding ATP phosphoribosyltransferase, which translates to MTARPPAVITAAIRSVANVNPNEKLVLALPNGRILKEVMPLLRRAGITPEPEFDDPNTRLLRFKTDDPGLDIVRARAFDVATFVAFGAAHIGVAGDDVIVEFDYPEIYAPLDLRIGKCHLAVAEPVELAGSDDPRRWSHVRVATKYPNVARKHFARRGVHAECIKLNGAIELAPALGVARRIVDLVSTGATLKANGLVEIERIADVTSRLIVNRAALKTRHAQIAPLVDRIAEVVRAA; encoded by the coding sequence ATGACAGCCCGGCCGCCGGCGGTTATAACCGCCGCCATCCGGAGTGTTGCGAACGTGAATCCCAACGAAAAACTCGTCCTGGCCCTGCCCAACGGCCGCATCCTGAAAGAGGTAATGCCGCTGCTGCGCCGTGCCGGGATCACGCCCGAGCCCGAATTCGACGATCCGAATACGCGCCTGCTGCGTTTCAAGACCGACGATCCCGGTCTCGACATCGTGCGCGCGCGCGCCTTCGACGTCGCTACCTTCGTCGCCTTCGGGGCCGCGCATATCGGCGTGGCGGGCGACGACGTGATCGTCGAATTCGACTATCCCGAAATCTACGCGCCGCTCGATTTGCGCATCGGCAAATGCCATCTCGCGGTCGCCGAGCCCGTGGAACTCGCGGGCAGCGACGATCCGCGTCGCTGGTCGCATGTGCGCGTCGCGACGAAATATCCGAACGTCGCGCGCAAGCATTTCGCGCGCCGCGGTGTGCACGCCGAATGCATCAAGCTGAACGGCGCGATCGAGTTGGCGCCCGCCTTGGGTGTCGCGCGCCGTATCGTCGATCTCGTCTCGACCGGCGCCACGCTGAAGGCCAACGGCTTGGTCGAGATCGAGCGCATCGCCGACGTCACGTCGCGGCTGATCGTCAATCGCGCGGCGCTGAAAACCCGCCACGCGCAGATCGCCCCGCTGGTCGATCGCATCGCGGAGGTCGTTCGTGCCGCGTAA
- a CDS encoding DUF2948 family protein, with amino-acid sequence MGECLKLKATDAEDFRIVAACLQDALIPLADMKFEAGAKEFVLVANRFRWENCDKTWESAPDAQTPTPDDVPDVAFLPCANYERVNCAIHFQGVEAVRCKGLDQKDRGKVLELLTIDAQDGAITIVFAGDAKLRLEGKAIACLMRDLGEPWPTQWRPRHSVA; translated from the coding sequence ATGGGCGAGTGCCTGAAACTGAAGGCGACCGACGCGGAGGATTTCCGCATCGTCGCCGCCTGTCTTCAGGATGCGCTGATCCCGCTCGCCGACATGAAGTTCGAAGCCGGCGCCAAAGAATTCGTTCTGGTCGCCAATCGTTTCCGTTGGGAGAATTGCGACAAGACGTGGGAAAGCGCGCCCGACGCCCAAACGCCCACGCCCGACGACGTGCCGGACGTCGCCTTCCTGCCTTGCGCCAATTACGAGCGCGTCAATTGCGCGATCCACTTTCAGGGCGTCGAGGCCGTGCGCTGCAAGGGCCTCGATCAAAAGGATCGCGGCAAGGTGCTCGAGTTGCTGACGATCGACGCGCAGGACGGCGCGATCACGATCGTTTTCGCGGGCGATGCGAAGCTGCGATTGGAAGGCAAGGCGATCGCCTGCCTGATGCGCGATCTGGGCGAACCCTGGCCCACGCAATGGCGTCCGCGACATTCCGTCGCCTAA